In Dermatophilus congolensis, a genomic segment contains:
- the arcD gene encoding arginine-ornithine antiporter, giving the protein MSTQTDDTNNTEPTSIKPGTISVTALTALVIGSMIGGGIFSLPSQMASAAAPGPLIIGWIITGFGMLMLAMVFQRLAISRPEIDAGVYGYAKAGFGNYTGFSSAWGYWLSAWMGNVGYMVLLMSALGVFFPGFGDGNTPQAIAVASILVWVYHFLLLRGMREAAFINLVVTIAKILPLLVFIIIAVISFDAGIFSADFWGTADTNLGSTLDQVKSMMLVTVWVFIGVEGASIFSERARTRADVGKATIIGFVSVLALLLFVNILSYGIVPRAELANLANPSLGGVLTAAVGPWGAKIIAFGLAISLIGALLSWSLMCAEILRAPALDNTFPAWFGKANNNGTPAGAMWLTSICVQLMLIWTLFNSSTYTQLVVLASALILLPYLFSAAFQLLEAFRAKESRSTAAILVGFLGTIYAFWLLYAAGLTYLLYVGLFYLIGTPFYVVARKKSGLKVFDKIDTIVFLFFLFTSIYAIWGLSTGHLSL; this is encoded by the coding sequence GTGTCCACACAAACAGACGACACCAACAACACAGAACCCACCAGTATTAAACCGGGCACAATCTCCGTAACCGCCCTGACTGCACTCGTCATCGGCTCGATGATCGGCGGCGGAATCTTCTCCCTCCCCTCCCAAATGGCCAGCGCCGCCGCCCCCGGCCCCCTCATCATCGGCTGGATCATCACCGGCTTCGGCATGCTCATGCTCGCAATGGTCTTCCAACGCCTAGCCATCTCCCGCCCAGAGATCGACGCAGGCGTCTACGGATACGCAAAAGCCGGATTCGGTAACTACACCGGCTTCTCATCCGCCTGGGGATACTGGCTCTCCGCCTGGATGGGCAACGTCGGCTACATGGTCCTACTCATGTCAGCTCTGGGTGTCTTCTTCCCCGGATTCGGCGACGGCAACACCCCCCAAGCCATCGCAGTAGCCTCCATCCTCGTCTGGGTCTACCACTTCCTCCTCCTACGAGGAATGCGCGAAGCGGCCTTCATCAACCTCGTCGTAACCATCGCGAAAATCCTGCCCCTGCTCGTCTTCATCATCATCGCAGTCATCTCATTCGACGCAGGCATCTTCTCCGCAGACTTCTGGGGAACCGCCGACACCAACCTCGGCTCCACCCTCGACCAGGTCAAAAGCATGATGCTCGTCACCGTATGGGTCTTCATCGGCGTCGAAGGCGCATCAATCTTCTCCGAACGCGCACGCACCCGCGCTGACGTCGGCAAAGCCACCATCATCGGCTTCGTCTCCGTCTTAGCACTACTGCTATTCGTCAACATCCTCAGCTACGGCATCGTCCCCCGCGCCGAACTAGCCAACCTCGCCAACCCATCCCTGGGCGGAGTACTCACCGCAGCAGTCGGCCCCTGGGGCGCCAAAATCATCGCCTTCGGACTAGCTATTTCCCTCATCGGTGCACTCCTGTCCTGGTCCCTCATGTGCGCCGAAATCCTCCGCGCCCCCGCCCTGGACAACACCTTCCCCGCCTGGTTCGGCAAAGCAAACAACAACGGCACCCCCGCCGGCGCCATGTGGCTCACCAGCATCTGCGTCCAGCTCATGCTCATCTGGACCCTGTTCAACTCATCCACCTACACCCAACTGGTTGTCCTAGCCTCAGCACTCATCCTCCTGCCCTACCTCTTCTCCGCAGCCTTCCAACTACTCGAAGCTTTCCGCGCCAAAGAAAGCCGCTCCACCGCAGCCATCCTGGTCGGCTTCCTAGGAACTATCTACGCCTTCTGGCTCCTCTACGCAGCCGGCCTGACCTACCTGCTCTATGTAGGCCTCTTCTACCTCATCGGCACCCCGTTCTACGTCGTCGCACGTAAAAAATCCGGCCTCAAAGTGTTCGACAAGATCGACACCATCGTCTTCCTCTTCTTCCTCTTCACCTCCATATACGCGATCTGGGGCCTAAGCACCGGCCACCTATCGCTCTAA
- a CDS encoding thioredoxin domain-containing protein, producing the protein MPNRLTDALSPYLRQHADNPVDWWPWCPEAFEEARKRDLPVLLSVGYASCHWCHVMAHESFEDPQIAGVMNTAFINIKVDREELPCVDSVYMTATQALTGRGGWPMTVVMTADGEPFYAGTYFPKQQFLTLLTQLAEAWAGSREEVNASASRITTALREYQGSIPTASGIDAPTLHEQLAAAEEAIADEIDWEKGGFAGAPKFPPSMILDWLLRHHDRTGTPRALHAIEVTTEAMARGGIFDQLAGGFSRYSVDEDWAVPHFEKMLYDNAQLLSVYARLAEKTRSPLATRITTATAEFMLNELRNAQGAFVSSLDADTTLPGGGTFEGFTYIWTPAALNAVLDDDGHRAAELLSVTEKGTFENGTSTLQLHNDPDDTTWWEQTRQRLLQARRLRPQPARDDKVIASWNGLAITGLVDAARALQRPDLITAAERAAEAILTTHIEGLDHPVRVSLDGNRSDAPATSDDLGNLAAGLLHLYSATQEQRWADAARLLLDEALAHYSDGHGGFVDIPDHCPQLVITPQTSGDNAEPCGQSALAGALVTYGTQFNEPTYREAGIAAVAAGLNLAETQPRFAGHYLAVAEEIHRDHSNA; encoded by the coding sequence ATGCCAAACCGCCTCACCGACGCCCTTTCCCCATATCTACGCCAGCACGCCGACAACCCCGTTGACTGGTGGCCATGGTGTCCTGAAGCATTCGAAGAAGCGCGCAAACGCGACCTGCCCGTCCTGCTATCCGTTGGATATGCCTCCTGCCACTGGTGCCACGTCATGGCCCACGAATCGTTCGAAGACCCCCAAATCGCAGGGGTAATGAACACTGCGTTCATCAACATCAAAGTCGACCGCGAAGAGCTCCCCTGCGTCGACTCTGTCTACATGACAGCAACCCAAGCACTCACCGGCCGTGGAGGCTGGCCCATGACCGTTGTCATGACTGCCGACGGCGAACCGTTCTACGCCGGAACTTACTTCCCCAAACAACAATTCCTCACCCTGCTCACCCAACTCGCTGAAGCTTGGGCGGGCAGCCGTGAAGAAGTTAACGCCAGTGCCTCACGCATCACCACCGCCCTGCGCGAATACCAAGGCTCCATCCCCACCGCTTCGGGCATCGACGCACCTACCCTCCACGAACAACTCGCCGCCGCCGAAGAAGCCATCGCAGACGAAATTGACTGGGAAAAAGGCGGCTTTGCAGGAGCACCAAAATTCCCACCATCGATGATCCTCGACTGGCTACTACGCCATCACGACCGTACCGGCACACCCCGTGCCCTCCACGCCATCGAAGTCACCACCGAAGCCATGGCGCGCGGCGGCATATTTGACCAACTCGCCGGAGGATTCTCCCGCTACTCCGTTGACGAAGACTGGGCCGTACCTCACTTCGAAAAAATGCTGTACGACAACGCCCAACTCCTGAGCGTCTACGCACGCCTAGCAGAAAAAACACGCTCACCACTTGCCACCCGCATCACCACCGCCACCGCCGAGTTCATGCTCAATGAGCTACGCAACGCCCAAGGCGCTTTCGTTTCCTCCCTCGATGCCGACACCACCTTGCCCGGAGGAGGCACCTTCGAAGGATTCACGTATATCTGGACACCAGCCGCCCTTAACGCCGTACTCGATGACGATGGTCACCGCGCCGCGGAACTCCTTTCCGTCACTGAAAAAGGCACTTTTGAAAACGGCACCTCCACCCTCCAACTCCACAACGACCCTGACGACACCACCTGGTGGGAACAAACCCGGCAACGTCTCCTTCAAGCCCGCCGGCTACGCCCACAACCCGCCCGCGACGACAAAGTCATTGCTTCCTGGAACGGTCTAGCCATCACTGGACTAGTCGACGCAGCACGCGCCCTGCAACGTCCCGACCTCATCACCGCCGCCGAACGCGCCGCAGAAGCCATACTCACCACACACATCGAAGGACTAGACCATCCCGTACGAGTAAGCCTCGACGGCAACCGTAGCGACGCACCTGCCACCAGCGACGACCTGGGCAACCTCGCCGCCGGACTGCTGCATCTGTATTCAGCAACACAAGAACAGCGATGGGCCGACGCCGCACGCCTCCTGCTCGACGAAGCGCTCGCCCACTACAGCGACGGACACGGAGGTTTTGTTGATATTCCTGACCACTGTCCCCAACTCGTCATCACCCCCCAAACCAGCGGTGACAACGCCGAACCTTGCGGACAGTCAGCACTAGCCGGAGCTTTAGTTACGTACGGAACGCAATTCAACGAACCCACCTACCGAGAAGCCGGAATTGCGGCAGTCGCGGCAGGACTCAACCTCGCTGAAACCCAACCCAGATTCGCTGGCCACTACCTCGCCGTAGCCGAAGAAATCCACCGAGATCACAGCAACGCCTAG
- the tpx gene encoding thiol peroxidase produces the protein MAQITLGGSPINSIGSLPTNGTQAPAFTLTAADLSDINLDTFKGRRIVLNIFPSIDTDVCAASVRQFNEKAASLDNTTVLAISMDLPFALKRFCGAEGIDNVASASAFRSTFGQDYGVTLTDGPLAGLLSRAIVVIDTDGTIIHTEQVPEIGQEPNYEATLKALA, from the coding sequence ATGGCACAGATCACCCTCGGCGGTAGCCCCATCAACTCCATTGGTTCCCTACCCACCAACGGCACCCAAGCCCCAGCATTCACCCTCACCGCAGCCGACCTGTCTGACATTAACCTCGACACATTCAAAGGTCGTCGCATCGTCCTGAACATCTTCCCCAGCATCGACACCGACGTCTGCGCCGCATCGGTACGCCAGTTCAACGAAAAAGCCGCCTCACTCGACAACACCACAGTCCTAGCCATCTCTATGGACCTGCCCTTCGCCTTGAAACGCTTCTGCGGCGCTGAAGGCATCGACAACGTCGCCTCCGCCTCAGCCTTCCGCTCCACCTTTGGCCAGGACTACGGAGTCACCCTCACTGACGGCCCCCTCGCAGGACTACTCTCCCGGGCCATCGTGGTCATCGACACCGACGGCACCATCATCCACACCGAACAGGTCCCCGAAATCGGGCAAGAGCCAAACTACGAAGCAACCCTTAAAGCTCTCGCCTGA